The genomic interval ACTTACCCTAGAAATGATAAGTCTGACATCTTATCATCTGCTAATGAACGTATCGATCTGCCCGTGTGCTTATTAACTGTGATAAGCCATTAGATGTGATAGGTGATAAGCACAACTGGAGAGTGGTGGGTGGGGTCCGCTGGAGCCATTAACGCAAAGGAATCCGGTGTGGTGTGGCTGGGTGGAGTGGATTTGCTTTTTGGTGACCTTTCAACAACCCAGAAAAAATGCCTTTTATTTAATGACCTCTTGATTAAGAAACAAAATTGGCATTTATtagcaagattttttttaacaaaacgtGATGCCTGAGCGCCTGGCACACTGGCATAATGACTAACGAGTGTTGGCTACTccatttgtcccaaaataaactactttTTCTATAGATAATGATAGTGGTCGTGAATTTATCACCCCATCACTTATCTTATTTCCTTTACTAACTACTCTGTcttttattgttaaaaaatatagtatattttacatattattaatatcttatttcATCTTATAATACAAGTTTACCGAATCTATCATCTATGAAATATTTGATGTATTGTTGTAAACTATGGGTACTTGGCTAgtagaaataaatatgaacaCTCAGTTGTCCATATTCATTCTTAGAAATTGATTCTTTTTAAGATGAATTAAGCATGTACTGTCATACGAGTATTGGCTTAGAGCAATCCCAATAAATAGTCTTGTATAATGTCATGCACCCTCGGTCCCTGAAAATACTAATTTTCAAACGAATCTAGAGCTACGTGTTTCTAGATTTGTCCTTGGAAATTGGTTTTTATCAATGAGGTAAGCGTATTCACAATGCAATAACTAAGATGGTGTCCATAGAATTAAATGAGTCGTTACATAGATAAAAGATATATAGCAAGtgattaaataaagaaaaaagaaagaaatcatGTTATGCATGAGACATTTTCTACACAACACCCAATATATGATAAGAGACGAataacattaaattcatatgtgAATTAGTAGTGTTTGCATGGTAAGAGTGATGTTTGATACTAGTCTCTAGATAACATAGAGGCTATAGAAATTATGACCAGTGTCTTGCATTATGATTGTTCTAATACATTCCCTCTCCATAAATGATCAACTCCTTCACACATGATCAACGACATGTTTTGTCCAGCAATATCAATACACTTACCCAGACAATTTAAGTCTTAAACAGGCATCAAGAATATACATTGTGCATGGCTTTGCCAGCTCGTGCCAACGGTTATGCATGCCGCTTACTAGGTTGTCCTATAGTGGAACGATGCATGCACCAAAACATGTGTTGATCATTTAGTAatgcacaagaaaaataataggaTCACGGAGTCACAAAAGGAGGATCAAAtatgtttatcattttttgAAAACATCACAAAAAGATATACCAGTCATTTGTAGATGGAGGAAGTGTCAGTTTAGGCATCATTTGAGATAGCTCCAGTGCATAGGTCTAGTTTAGTCAAAGACTCAGAGGTACTAGCTTTAAATATACTTGCAAGCCACTCCACAGTAGTTTGTTTTTGAACTAGAGGAAAATCTAATATGAGAGCGGTATGGGCTCAAGCCTCAGCTATCCCTGTTAAAGTCATTAGAGCTCTCACGAAGACCCtctctaaattttttatgacaaaGATCTCTAATCTTATTGACTAAATCCATCACTAAACTACTCCATCCCTTGTCACTCTATTTTCCCAGTACATTTTAAACCATTTAGTTGAACTCTGGCTCTACCGAAGTAACCGAACCATAAAACTCTCTCCGAAGAGACCTTGGATCTAGTCTCGTATAACTTGGTTTCTTTACatgtccctttttttttttgcaaacataTTCACGTAGATAcctgaaaaaggaaaaattgcTAGAATACCCCAGCACAGTTCACCTGGGTCTAATTATCTTGGATCTTTCTGTCCAAGATAACTGCTGCATGACAACCTGGGcatatttctttaattttctctATCTCGCTCTTAACTATGTTGCTACATTAGACTTTTACAATTGCATAACTctcaaataacatatatagaaaatctctaatttatagaaatttatagAAAGTCTATGTAAGAAGAGTTAAAGTCCATTCTAACCATCCGATCTTATCAAGATGATTTTAGTAGGATGAGTAAAATCGAATACAATTAGTTGGTGCACCGTAGGCTAGATAGATAATTGGATTAATGGCTCATCAACAACCAACAGACATTTgtaggtaaaaaaattatcctatctttttgcttctacttataaaacaaaatttaaatttttaatcttaaatttagagttgatatcAGGTTTCTTTcgctgaagtttattttccggTCTTGGTTTTAGatttgctaagaatacatgtataaaagttttattcataaattatttttcgtttgtaaatttGCCAATCACCCCTTATGTGCCGTTGGTGATTTAGAAACAAAGACCGAAAACTAAACTATAATAAACAACCCAAATCAACTccgaaattaaattttagaatttgcaCGATGGGTTCCTTCCACGTGATTTTGCAACGAAGTTTCATGAAAATGTCCAGACATCCAGTGATCATACAGGAGGCAGTAACTTTCATAaatgtaagatttttattGCTAGGAAAAACCTGATTCAAGTACAGATTGTCCATATCACAAAACATGCACGGATGCAATTTTATCTTCATGCTTACTGTATAACAAATCTCTTGGGTACAATAACTCAAGGTGTACACTAGGATACAGGCTTTGTGCAAAACTGCGAACTGCTTAGCCAAACCCAGAAGCATGGCAGATGAGAGAAACCGAGGTGGGGAAATCGCATAGGATGTACTCCTTGTTCAAGGCAGGCATTATGACAGATCTGGTGCAAACGCAGGTACACTGCTGGCAGAGCCTACTGGTTCTTGTAGGGCAAGGTTCAGTGGAAACATCTCGCATTGAGCAATGTGCGCCATCAGCTGGTCCATGAGAACCAATGCGGCCATGGACTCCACCATCGGAACAGCTACAAGAGTAATGGATGGAAAAAGGTCAGATTATATGGACTATCATGAGTGATCAAGGGAAGGGAAGTCCAGGTTGAGCCGTAGAGCCATCACCTCGAGGGACAACACATGGGTCATGGCGACCCCTTGCTAAAAGTTCAACATCCTGATGCTCCCTTGAAACagtattttgtttcttctggAAAAGTGAAATCGAATACTCAAATAAGTGGCAATACAGCATTTCAAAAAACAGCAATCCTGAAATGTTACATAAATTACACCACAAAACGCACAAAATGTACTACTATGGCTGCGTTCGGTGAGAGGGGtagataagttaatttatccggtacagaaaacatagtaatagattagtacatgattaattaattattaattatttaaaaaatataaaatagattaatatgattttttgaaacaactttcctatagaaaatttttgcaaaaaatacaccatttaacagttcgaAAAACGTACGGCGCGAAAAATGAGGGAGTTAAGTTATCTTCAACCGGGggaacgaacgcggcctatacCCCACTAGAAAAGATTCAAATATACTGCCCAAAAGGAAAATTTAGATATTCCTGATAGTTGCTGAAAAGATTAGTATAGAGAATTGAGAAAACAGTGTTTTATTAACTGCATCCACAACATCATAATACTTGCTATTTGAAGACATGACATAGCACTGTTGCTAAGGGGGAAAATTacactgaagaaaaaaatgaattacttGAGCTGGAATATCTTACCCCAATAGTTGCTGTTGGCTTGAAAGCAACTTTGAAGTATATAATTTCACCATTTGATATCCCTCCCTGCATGGACATACATGTTATAAATACTAATCCATCAGTATATTATACTTTTGACTAGATGTAGTGAAAACAATAGATGATAGGGAGTAATATAACTGTCAAGCAATAGGGGACTATCACCTGCACACCGCCTGAACGGTTACTTTTTGTTCTCACATTTCCAGCCTCATCCATATAGAACTCATCATTATGCTCACTTCCAGTATAGTCAGTACCTGGTCACAAGTTATTAGTTAGTATTGAGGCCAGTTGCAAAGTAGTTGGCATGCTTTCAGCTATTTGCAGACAATAAACCAACTAACTATGTGCAGATTATTTCAATTACCTGCAAATCCACTACCGATCTCAAACCCCTTGCTTGCAGGAAGAGAAAGCATAGCTTTTGCTAATTCAGCCTCAAGTTTGTCAAATACAGGTGAGCCAATCCCCTACAAATTATTGTTGCTCTATCATATCAGTATCTCAACagagaaaacatatttttgtaatGAACGATCAAACTTCAATTTTCAAACATATGATCTAGTCCAAAGTCCAGAGCAGGGCAGTCATGAGTAGAGAGTGCACAGTTCATTTAGTTTATATGGTTGGAGGACATGTAACAAAATCAACATAATTGCAGGGTCTCAATACTTACACGAGGAACATTTCTTGCAATGCATGTGACCACACCACCAATCGAATCCCCTTTAACTCGTACTTTGTCAATTGCATCAATCATCTTCTGTGCATATTCTGGATCAGGACATCTAACAATGTTGCTCTCTATCTGaaagacaaaacaaatatcataTTCAGCAAATGCCTTCAGAGACTGTCCAGTAATGTTAAACATGAAATGGCAAGAACCACAAACCTGTTCCATCGTTACAGTTTCATAGTCAATGGCATCTTCTGGAAGTACAACTTGATGCACTTTAGAAACAAATGCCAATATCTGCAATCAAATATTTTGCTGCTATAAGGTATTGGACCAAATTTGTTTCATGGTTTTGACATATTTAGGATGTATGTCCAAATGcagtttcatttttcttcagCATTCAATTGTTCATGGATAAGTAAACAGGTCAATTGCCAATTAGAATCACACCTCTACTCCAGATTTGAGCTTAAGAATTTTCTTTGCAAGAGCTCCTGCAGCCACCCTTCCGATGGTTTCTCTTGCTGATGATCTTCCA from Oryza brachyantha chromosome 3, ObraRS2, whole genome shotgun sequence carries:
- the LOC102700417 gene encoding chorismate synthase 2, chloroplastic, whose translation is MAAAPTSSQPVAGARAASRVLPRGGGLRAFPESAPASLRFSVGRRRAARLEVKASANVFGNYFQVATYGESHGGGVGCVISGCPPRIPLTEADMQVELDRRRPGQSRITTPRKETDTCKILSGTHEGVTTGTPIHVFVPNTDQRGGDYSEMAKAYRPSHADATYDFKYGVRAVQGGGRSSARETIGRVAAGALAKKILKLKSGVEILAFVSKVHQVVLPEDAIDYETVTMEQIESNIVRCPDPEYAQKMIDAIDKVRVKGDSIGGVVTCIARNVPRGIGSPVFDKLEAELAKAMLSLPASKGFEIGSGFAGTDYTGSEHNDEFYMDEAGNVRTKSNRSGGVQGGISNGEIIYFKVAFKPTATIGKKQNTVSREHQDVELLARGRHDPCVVPRAVPMVESMAALVLMDQLMAHIAQCEMFPLNLALQEPVGSASSVPAFAPDLS